The Gouania willdenowi chromosome 3, fGouWil2.1, whole genome shotgun sequence genome includes a region encoding these proteins:
- the mesd gene encoding LRP chaperone MESD isoform X2: MAELRLNVELLLLLLFISLLCGSAADSKGKTRKKKDIRDYNDADMARLLEQWEEDDDIEEGDLPEHKRPPSPIDFSKVDASKPEELLKMSKKGRTLMVFATVSGDPTEKETEEITGLWQGSLFNANFDVQRFVVGSNRVIFMLKNGSLAWEVKDYLVAQERCVDVTVEGQVFPGKAAKRIDVTKKKKKSNKAEGRKPDLKGNSASNHKQEL; this comes from the exons ATGGCAGAGTTGAGGTTGAAcgttgagctgctgctgctgctattgTTTATATCGCTGCTATGTGGATCTGCGGCTGACAGCAAAGGCAAGACCAGAAAGAAGAAGGACATCCGGGACTACAACGACGCTGACATGGCTCGGCTCCTGGAGCAGTGGGAG GAGGATGATGACATTGAGGAAGGCGACCTTCCAGAGCACAAACGACCTCCTTCTCCAATTGACTTCTCAAAAGTGGATGCCTCTAAGCCAGAGGAACTCCTGAAAATGTCCAAGAAGGGCAGGACTCTGATGGTGTTTGCCACAGTATCTGGCGATCCCACCGAGAAGGAGACGGAAGAGATCACTGGCTTGTGGCAGGGCAGTCTTTTCAATGCCAACTTTGATGTTCAGAG GTTTGTGGTGGGCTCCAACAGGGTAATCTTCATGCTGAAGAATGGCAGTTTGGCCTGGGAGGTCAAAGATTACCTTGTGGCCCAAGAGCGCTGTGTGGATGTCACTGTCGAGGGACAGGTGTTCCCTGGGAAGGCTGCCAAGAGAATTGATGtcaccaagaagaagaagaaaagcaacAAAGCAGAAGGCAGGAAGCCTGATTTAAAAGGAAATAGTGCCAGTAATCACAAACAAGAGCTGTGA